TCAAGACTCAGCTGAAACTCTATTAAGTTTGATGGAGAGAACCTAATAGTCAGGTTCTTGAACTTGGCAAGAACGACCAAACCAAGCTTTCTAATtcaaagagagaaaacaaattatttacaaattattttgCAGCATATGCATTCATATCAATTGCTAGTCGTCTCCAGTCAACAAAGATCTCAATTCAATCTAGAAATTTAATTCTCCCAcaagaatcattttaattattcaCAGACCCTGCCAGAAATTTCTGACTTTGGTCCATGAACCCCTAAAACAAGCTTTAAGAACTTCAACTTTATCGATCTTTCCATCTATCAATCCACTTAACAATTCTAGTCAGTTATTTCACCATTGATTACATAAAAACTATATAACCCTTCTGCTGTAAACAACAACATTACAAAAGAGATACTATTAAACTTGCCTTGCTCAGCCTTAGAGAGACCATATCAAACTCATAATCAAGAACCGCATTTTATAGATAAGcggaaaaaaatgttttcaggTCTTGATGTCGCTAGTGTCTCTAGCACACCTTGTAATGACGTTGCATCCTCGGCTGTAAGAATTGGCTTGTCCTGAGCGACAAGCGTAGTAGGAAGCACCAGGTTTCTGACAAGGAACCATGTCTCTCTTTAGAGTTCCGTAGCTTATGTACTGTTTCCGCATCATCATTACTCTCCGACTTATCTCCGATGGCATCATCTCCTCTCCTTCTTCCCCGATTACGCCGTTCCGGTCGAGCATTGCGTCGACTTCTTTAGTGACCGACGAAACTGTAGCCTCGACGGCGATCGAGAGAAGGGTCTGAAGGAAAAGTATGGATAAGTAAACGAGAGCTAAGGATCTCGACATGTCGGTGTGGGAAAGTTTTGGTAGATGTGGTGAGCGCTGCGTTACAACTCCCAAGTAGCTAGCTCTTGTGGTTAAACCGGTCGGTTGAGATATAGGTAGCATCTAAGTCTGAACTCTGAACTGTAACGTCAAGTATTTAATTAATCaaatatacacacatatatatattatgttatttcagTGGAATTCTCTCCAATTTTCTTAGTTATTGTGGTCCACTAACAAACACTTAGttcgtgttcaaaaaaaaaaaaaacaaacacttaGTTCCTTGTGTTGAATTCATGATTAATTTGTTGTTTTCCTTttcaattataatataaataaatatttgtttaatatccTAAACTTTCTTTTTAGATCGTTATACAAGAGAACATTTATTAAATCAACATGTTTATGTAGTGAGATTATTAAAATAACCCAAtagttcagttttttttttaaattcgtaTGGAACAAAAATATACTGATAATAATCTAGAGGGTTACTTATTATGATTAATATGTGGGGCTTTGAGTAAAGAGATAATTAAGGCGTTGGTGTTATTGCCACCTAACAAGTTCAACAACCCAACTATATCTTGATGAGCTGTTTTCATTGACCCACATGCTCAGCTTTATGTT
The Brassica napus cultivar Da-Ae chromosome A1, Da-Ae, whole genome shotgun sequence DNA segment above includes these coding regions:
- the LOC125576507 gene encoding protein RALF-like 24, coding for MLPISQPTGLTTRASYLGVVTQRSPHLPKLSHTDMSRSLALVYLSILFLQTLLSIAVEATVSSVTKEVDAMLDRNGVIGEEGEEMMPSEISRRVMMMRKQYISYGTLKRDMVPCQKPGASYYACRSGQANSYSRGCNVITRCARDTSDIKT